A stretch of Fusarium poae strain DAOMC 252244 chromosome 2, whole genome shotgun sequence DNA encodes these proteins:
- a CDS encoding hypothetical protein (TransMembrane:11 (o93-111i123-144o150-170i182-203o215-237i286-305o325-342i349-369o375-396i408-430o450-467i)) — MAARTDFDANPEMTGFQTDEKQNSDSRLESTTAVDPALEKFLVRKQDARIIPLAAGIYLLCYLDRSNIGNAKVLNHTTGHDLLSETNMSNYDYTIALMIFLIAYALFEVPSNYFLKKMKPSRWIAFLMFSWGTITICLGAAHSFAVVTVLRFLLGVFEAGLFPGLVYYLTFWYKPEERSVRVATILASATLAGAFGGAIAYGVGHMNQVHGLSGWRWLFILEGIPSVLSSFLVWFCLPDFPESASWLSAEEKDVAAYRLAEQGSHGESKSMTWEDAKSTILEWRLWCHYLIYFGISAPFSSLSLFTPSITAGLGFADLRAQLMTVPPYAAAYVVTLLVSWSADKYNARALHSALFSLIGAVGFIASATLPADSYSPRYGCLIVAACGSFACIPPLLGWLSSNLHSTAAIGLAIALNISMGAPGQIVGVWIYKADEAAKGYPTGHWTNAGLLLFVTVGCIGMHGYYVWRNRCAAGTDQPRFKY, encoded by the exons ATGGCTGCACGAACAGACTTCGATGCCAACCCTGAAATGACTGGGTTTCAGACAGACGAAAAG CAAAATTCCGATTCTCGGCTTGAAAGCACTACAGCAGTAGACCCAGCTCTTGAGAAGTTTCTTGTACGCAAGCAGGATGCTCGCATCATTCCTCTGGCAGCAGGCATCTATCTACTGTGTTACTTGGATCGATCCAATATTGGTAACGCTAAAGTCCTCAATCATACCACGGGCCATGACCTTCTCTCCGAGACAAACATGTCTAACTATGACTACACAATTGCACTGATGATCTTTCTCATTGCATATGCACTATTCGAGGTGCCCTCTAATTACTTCCTCAAAAAGATGAAACCCAGCAGATGGATTGCTTTTCTCATGTTTTCTTGGGGAACGATTACCATCTGCCTTGGGGCTGCTCATAGTTTTGCTGTCGTGACTGTCCTGCGGTTTTTGCTGGGAGTTTTCGAAGCTG GCCTCTTCCCAGGACTCGTCTACTACCTCACTTTCTGGTACAAGCCTGAAGAACGATCAGTCCGAGTTGCCACCATCTTAGCATCGGCTACTCTAGCCGGAGCATTTGGTGGTGCCATTGCATACGGCGTCGGGCACATGAACCAAGTACATGGTCTGTCCGGTTGGCGATGGCTGTTCATCCTTGAAGGTATCCCTTCTGTGCTGTCATCATTCCTGGTCTGGTTCTGTCTCCCCGATTTCCCCGAGTCGGCAAGCTGGCTCTCAGCTGAGGAGAAAGATGTTGCAGCTTATCGACTGGCTGAGCAAGGATCGCACGGTGAGAGCAAGTCTATGACATGGGAAGACGCAAAGTCAACCATTTTGGAATGGAGGCTGTGGTGCCATTATTTG ATCTACTTTGGTATTTCAGCCCCCTTTTCGAGTTTGTCACTTTTTACACCTTCGATTACTGCTGGTCTGGGG TTTGCAGATCTCCGTGCTCAGTTGATGACCGTGCCTCCTTACGCAGCGGCTTATGTTGTGACACTACTTGTTTCGTGGTCTGCGGACAAGTATAATGC CCGCGCACTTCATTCTGCCTTGTTTTCTTTGATTGGCGCCGTGGGATTTATCGCTTCCGCAACCCTCCCTGCTGATTCTTACAGC CCGCGCTACGGTTGTCTTATCGTTGCAGCCTGCGGTTCGTTCGCCTGTATTCCACCTCTCCTGGGTTGGTTGTCTTCCAACTTGCACTCAACAGCTGCCATCGGTCTAGCTATTGCGTTGAACATTTCTATGGGTGCTCCTGGGCAGATTGTCGGCGTCTGGATCTACAAGGCTGACGAGGCGGCCAAGGGTTATCCCACCGGTCACTGGACCAATGCTGGTTTACTTCTCTTCGTGACCGTAGGCTGCATTGGTATGCACGGTTACTACGTCTGGAGAAACAGGTGTGCAGCTGGTACTGACCAGCCTCGATTCAAATACTGA